A genome region from Nocardiopsis exhalans includes the following:
- the cobA gene encoding uroporphyrinogen-III C-methyltransferase — MTYLLGLRMKDRDVLVVGGGRVAQRRVPVLLEAGARVTLVSPEASAALEDLADAGHLTWLRRPWEAGDVSGPDAPAFWLVHAATDSPEVNAEIAEESEGSRVWCVRADDRHASSAWTPASGSANGITVGVIASGDPRRSAGLRDAVIDGLADGTLDARRGRERLRGVALVGGGPGDPGLITVRGQQLLSQADVVVVDRLAPTSLLDRLPADVEIVDASKIPYGRSMTQDDINSVLVERAREGKFVVRLKGGDSFLFGRGGEEAAACSAAGVPVIAVPGVTSALAAPASAGIPATHRGVAQDVHIVSAHVAPGDSRSTVDWAGLARAGGTVVVLMGVQRIEAITEALIENGRAPDTPVAVVQEATLPGQRTVTGTLADIAVSARSAQVRPPAVVIIGEVVKTARDLDILHTGAQFEIDQLATGRDLQ, encoded by the coding sequence GTGACTTATCTCCTGGGCTTGCGCATGAAGGACCGAGACGTCCTCGTCGTCGGCGGCGGAAGGGTGGCCCAACGCCGGGTCCCCGTCCTACTGGAGGCCGGTGCCCGCGTCACCCTCGTCTCCCCGGAGGCCTCCGCCGCTCTGGAGGACCTCGCCGACGCCGGCCACCTCACCTGGCTGCGCCGCCCCTGGGAGGCCGGTGACGTCAGCGGTCCCGATGCCCCCGCCTTCTGGCTCGTGCACGCCGCGACGGACTCTCCCGAGGTCAACGCAGAGATCGCCGAGGAGTCGGAGGGATCCCGGGTCTGGTGCGTGCGCGCCGACGACCGGCACGCCTCCTCCGCCTGGACCCCGGCCAGCGGTTCGGCCAACGGCATCACCGTGGGTGTGATCGCCTCGGGCGACCCCCGGCGCTCCGCCGGCCTGCGCGACGCCGTCATCGACGGCCTGGCCGACGGCACCCTGGACGCCCGACGCGGCCGCGAACGCCTGCGCGGTGTCGCCCTCGTCGGCGGCGGCCCCGGTGACCCGGGCCTGATCACCGTCCGCGGCCAGCAGCTGCTCTCCCAGGCCGACGTCGTGGTGGTGGACCGCCTCGCCCCGACCTCGCTCCTGGACCGCCTGCCCGCGGACGTGGAGATCGTGGACGCCTCCAAGATCCCCTACGGCCGCTCCATGACACAGGACGACATCAATTCCGTCCTCGTCGAGCGCGCCCGGGAAGGCAAGTTCGTGGTCCGGCTCAAGGGCGGTGACTCCTTCCTCTTCGGTCGCGGCGGTGAGGAGGCCGCGGCCTGCTCCGCCGCGGGCGTCCCCGTGATCGCCGTCCCCGGAGTGACCAGCGCACTGGCCGCCCCGGCCAGTGCCGGGATCCCCGCCACCCACCGCGGTGTGGCCCAGGACGTGCACATCGTCTCCGCGCACGTGGCCCCCGGCGACAGTCGCTCCACCGTGGACTGGGCCGGGCTGGCCCGCGCGGGCGGCACCGTGGTCGTCCTCATGGGCGTGCAGCGGATCGAGGCCATCACCGAGGCCCTCATCGAGAACGGCCGCGCCCCGGACACTCCCGTCGCGGTCGTCCAGGAGGCCACACTGCCAGGACAGCGGACGGTGACGGGTACGCTGGCGGACATCGCTGTCTCGGCCCGATCGGCGCAAGTGCGGCCCCCCGCCGTGGTGATCATCGGAGAAGTGGTCAAAACAGCGCGGGATCTTGACATACTGCACACGGGAGCCCAGTTCGAGATCGATCAACTGGCAACCGGGCGCGATCTTCAGTGA